In Mauremys reevesii isolate NIE-2019 linkage group 13, ASM1616193v1, whole genome shotgun sequence, the sequence TGACCGAGTTCACCATGCAGGGGCTCTTTGACTATCCTCACCACCAGGGGCTGTTCTTTGGGCTATTCCTGTGCCTTTATATAGCTGTCGTCATGGGCAATTCCCTGATCATTGTGGCTATTGTCATCCACCCACCTCTTCACACTCCCATGTACTTCTTCATCGCCAATTTAGCCCTAGTTGATATTTTGTGCACTTCCTCGGTTGTACCTAAAATGCTGGAAAACCTGATGCAGGAGAAGAAAACCATCTCCTTTGGAGGCTGCATCTCCCAGCTCTTTGTCTTTACATCGTCGCTGGTGACGGAGCTTCTGCTGCTCACTGTCATGTCATATGACCGGTATGTAGCCATATGCCACCCTTTGCATTATGTAAAACTCATGAGTAAGGAAATTTGTATTCATTTAGCAGTCAGTGTCTGGGCTGTTGGTACCATCAATTCATTTGTCCACATATTGCTTCTGCTGCGCCTGGATTTTTGTGGGCCCAACCTAATCCAAAATTTCTTCTGTGAGTTCCCAGCAATACTGGCACTGTCCTGCAGCTCCACCTACCTCAACGAAATCATGATGTTCATGGCTGACATCTTCCTGGCCATGGGGAGCTTCCTTCTGACTATCGTGTCCTATAGCTTCATTATCATCACCATCCTGAAAATCCAGAGCTCCAAAGGGAAGCAGAGAGCCTTCTCCACTTGCTCGTCCCACCTGCTTGTGGTCACCTTGTACTACTCCACCGTAATCTATACCTACATCCAGCCAACCTCCAGTAACCCATTGGATAAAAGCAAGAAGATGGCCATAATGTACACCCTAGTCACTCCCATCCTGAACCCTGTGATCTACAGTCTGCGCAATAAGGAGGTCAAAGTGGCCATGAAGAGAATCCTTCCATTCACCACAGAAAGTTAATTTTTCCAAGCGTGAACCTGATTATCACCTGCTTTGTTCCTTTTAAGCCAGGTCCACAGGTGGCGTAAGTTGTTGCAAAACTATGAACTTCATTAGACATAAATTTTCATTATGGTCCATTCACTTGAATAGAACTAcaatgatttacaccaggtgGGAATGTGTtgcattgactgcagtggggctatggTGATTTACAATAGCTGGAGATCAGGCCCCATGGAATGTACTAGTCACACTAGCTGGGCTGTCATTTTGGGTCAGaactttaaaggtatttagattcccagtgggattttcaaaatcacctaGGCACACAAtactcactgatttcaatgcatGTTAGGTGCTCCAGGAAAACCCTTTaggttctgaaatactgataaaAATCTGACTCATTGTGGATCACATTATGGAAAATGCAGTCTCATAGAATCACAATATTCCATTCTCTGCCTCCATGAGGAAATATGATAAAAAATATCAAACTGACTTTCTCTCTGTCCCTTA encodes:
- the LOC120379911 gene encoding olfactory receptor 13A1-like; the encoded protein is MEHSNHTRVTEFTMQGLFDYPHHQGLFFGLFLCLYIAVVMGNSLIIVAIVIHPPLHTPMYFFIANLALVDILCTSSVVPKMLENLMQEKKTISFGGCISQLFVFTSSLVTELLLLTVMSYDRYVAICHPLHYVKLMSKEICIHLAVSVWAVGTINSFVHILLLLRLDFCGPNLIQNFFCEFPAILALSCSSTYLNEIMMFMADIFLAMGSFLLTIVSYSFIIITILKIQSSKGKQRAFSTCSSHLLVVTLYYSTVIYTYIQPTSSNPLDKSKKMAIMYTLVTPILNPVIYSLRNKEVKVAMKRILPFTTES